CCATTCTTTTTCTCGCGTTGAGCACCACCACCGCCCTCGCCGCCCAACAAACGGTGACGCTCGCGGTGCAAAACATGTACTGCCCATCGTGCCCCTATATCGTGCAGAAAAGTTTGCTGAACGTACCCGGAGTCACCAAGGCGAAGGTCTCGTCGGAAAAAAAGACCGCCGTGGTCACATTCGACGACGCCAAAACCTCCGTGGCCGCCCTGACCCACGCCACCACTCAAGCGGGCTACCCATCGTCCCCGAAAAAATAGCCTCCCTGCTTGAGTCCCGAGAACCTGAGAAAGAACGCCCGAAAATGCCCCAATTAACGTGTGATTGCCCCCCCACCCAAGGCCCGAAAAACGACCCGAATGAGAAAGTCCCCACGGAAGGAAAGCCGTTCGACGTCGCCGTGATCGGCGCCGGGTCGGCGGGATTTTCCGCCGCGATCACCGCCGCCGAAGCGGGCGCACGGGTCGCGCTGATCGGCGCGGGAACCATTGGCGGGACTTGCGTCAACGTCGGTTGCGTGCCCTCCAAGGCGATGATTCGCGCCGTCGAAACCCAATATCAGGCGCGCGCGGCGCGGCGCTTCGACGGCATCGAGGCCGATGCGCGGATCATCGATTGGGCGGCGACGGTGGCGCAGAAAGACACGCTCGTCGCCCAATTGCGCCAAGCGAAATACATAGACCTGTTGCCCTCGTACGACAACGTGACCTACATCGAAGGCCGCGCGCGCCTTGGCGAAGGCGTGGTGATCGTCGATGGGGAGGCGATCGAAGCGGGTAAAATCATTATCGCCACCGGGTCGTCTTCCGCCGTCCCCGACATTCCGGGCATCGACGGCGTGCCCTACCTGACCAGCACCGAAGCCCTGGATCTGAAAACATTGCCGACCTCCCTGATCGTCGTCGGCGGTGGCTACATCGGCTGCGAGATGGCGCAGATGTTCGCCCGCGCCGGGGTCCGGGTCACCCTGGTCTGCCGTTCGCGCCTCCTGCCCGCGGCCGAACCGGAAATCAGCGCCGCGCTGAGCGAATACCTGCGTGATGAGGGCGTCGATGTACGCGGCGGACTGTCCTACCACGAGATCATGCAAACCCCCGATGGGATTACCCTTGAGATCGACAAGAACGACGCTCGGGAACGCCTTAACGCCGAGAAGGTCCTTGTCTGCACCGGGCGGCGCGCCAATACCGACGGGTTGGGGTTGGCGGAAATCGGCGTCGCCCTGTCCCCGGGCGGCGCAATCGTCGTGGACGCCCACATGCGCACCACAAAACCCGACATCTACGGCGCGGGCGATGTCACCGGACGCGATCAATTCGTGTACATGGCGGCCTATGGGGCCAAACTCGCCGCCAAAAACGCGATGACGGACGATCACTTGACCTATGACAATTCGGCGATGCCCTGGATCGTTTTCACCGATCCTCAGGTCGCCGGCGTCGGATTGAGCGCGGCCCAGGCGAAAGCGAACGGCCTGGACGTCAAAACGTCGGTGCTCGATCTCAAGTATGTTCCCCGCGCCCTCGCCGCCCGGGATACGCGCGGGTTGATTAAACTGGTCGCCGAGCGGCAAAGCGGTGTCCTGCTCGGGGCGCAGATCCTGGCCCCCGAAGGGGCCGATACCATCCAGACCGTCGCCATGGCGATTAAGGGTGGATTGACCGCAAGCGATTTGGCCGACACTATTTTTCCCTATTTGACCACGGTCGAAGGATTGAAGCTGGCGGCCCAGACCTTCGATAAAGACGTCGCCAAGCTGTCGTGCTGCGCCGGGTGACGGCCCGCCACCGGCTAGGAAACCGGAGAAGCTTTGAAAGCACAGCTTCGCGGCCCACTCAGGGCAAAAGCACACCGCGCGCATACGATCCCGAAATCCATAATCTTGACGATATCTTTGTCGGCCTAGATTGCCTATAATCGTGACCGGCTTGGCGGAAGGAACCACCAAAAAAATCTACTGCCGAGAACCGACCCAAAGCCCCTCAAGGAGGGAGATCAAGGAGGCGACATGAAGCGTTTGCCCTTGCGTCCATTGATTGCCGTTTTCACCCTCGTCGCGATTTTTCCGGTGTCGGCCTGGGCCTATGGCGCGGGCGGGGCCGGTATGATGGATGGTTGCTGGGGGCGGGGCGGGGCGTTTTTCAGCTCTTTGTCGATGATCATCGTTCCCGTGCTGTTCATCATCGCCATCGTCGCCATCGTGCGCTGGTTGACCGGCCGCGGGAGGTGCGCCCATTTTTCATCGTCCACGCCACACGACGGGCGGGGCGCGTCTCCTATGGATATCCTGAACGAACGTTTCGCCAAGGGTGAGATCGACGCCGAGGAATATAAAGAACGCAAACGCATTCTGGACGCGTGAGCCGCCCATACCATCCAAAATGCGCCTCCTTCCCCGCCATCGCGTCCCCCCGCGCGGAAAAGCGCGCCATGCGACCATGAAGCCGTGGCCCTTTCGCGTCCCTGCGGCGGACAAAATTCTCCCTGGTCTTGCGTCTCGCCAACGGGTAAAAAAGATGTTCACGCTTCGCCGATCGAAGCGCGTTCGCCATATCGCGTCCCCCATCGAGGATCATCCATCATGACCAATACCACCGCCCGGCATCCCCTTATCCATACCGCGATCCCCGCCCTGAATGGATCGCCCGCGCGCCGGATGGCGCTGCACTGTGGATTGGCCCTTGTGGGCACGCTTTTCATTGCCCTGTCGTCCCGGATCGAGGTGCCGTTCTATCCGGTGCCGATGACCCTGCAGACCCTGGCCGTGATGGTCATCGCGGCGGTTTACGGGGGACGTTTGGGTTTCGCCACGCTGGCGCTGTATCTGATGGAAGGCGCCTTGGGGCTGCCGGTGTTTTCCGGCACGCCGGAACGGGGCGTCGGCCTTGTCTACATGACGGGGCCCACCGGGGGCTACCTGCTGGGTTTCCTCCTCGCCGCCGGTTTGGTCGGCTGGTTCGCCGAAAGGCGCGCGGGCAAATCGCTTCTCCCTCTCGCCGGAATGATGGCCGCCGGATTGCTCGTCGTTTATGCTTTCGGTGCGACGTGGCTGGCGACCTTCACCGGATGGGACAAGGCGTTTACCCTGGGCGTCGCGCCGTTCATCCTCGGCGATGTGCTGAAAATCGCCCTCGCCGCCGCCCTGGTGAAGGCGTCGTGGAGCCGCCTTTCAAAACGCGCCTCCTAGAATCATGCCTCCTAGAATCATGAACGTATCCACGCTGGAACGCCCCATACCCGACGCGGGCGACGCCATCCGCCATGATTGGGCCCGCGATGAGATCGAGGATCTCTACCGTCTGCCCCTGCTCGACCTGGTCTGGCGGGCCCATGGCGTGCACCGCGCCTTTCAGGACCCCCATGACATTCAACATGCCGGCCTGCTTAGCATCAAGACCGGCGGCTGCCCGGAGGACTGCGCCTATTGCCCGCAATCGGCGCATCACAAGGAAGTGCGCATCGACCGCGACGGCCTGATGGCGGTGGACGCGGTCCTGGAAATGGCCGAGCGCGCCAAAAACGACGGCGCCAGCCGTTTTTGCATGGGCGCGGCCTGGCGCCAAGTACGCGACGGCCA
This genomic window from Varunaivibrio sulfuroxidans contains:
- the merP gene encoding mercury resistance system periplasmic binding protein MerP; the encoded protein is MKRTFPLIAILFLALSTTTALAAQQTVTLAVQNMYCPSCPYIVQKSLLNVPGVTKAKVSSEKKTAVVTFDDAKTSVAALTHATTQAGYPSSPKK
- the merA gene encoding mercury(II) reductase, with protein sequence MPQLTCDCPPTQGPKNDPNEKVPTEGKPFDVAVIGAGSAGFSAAITAAEAGARVALIGAGTIGGTCVNVGCVPSKAMIRAVETQYQARAARRFDGIEADARIIDWAATVAQKDTLVAQLRQAKYIDLLPSYDNVTYIEGRARLGEGVVIVDGEAIEAGKIIIATGSSSAVPDIPGIDGVPYLTSTEALDLKTLPTSLIVVGGGYIGCEMAQMFARAGVRVTLVCRSRLLPAAEPEISAALSEYLRDEGVDVRGGLSYHEIMQTPDGITLEIDKNDARERLNAEKVLVCTGRRANTDGLGLAEIGVALSPGGAIVVDAHMRTTKPDIYGAGDVTGRDQFVYMAAYGAKLAAKNAMTDDHLTYDNSAMPWIVFTDPQVAGVGLSAAQAKANGLDVKTSVLDLKYVPRALAARDTRGLIKLVAERQSGVLLGAQILAPEGADTIQTVAMAIKGGLTASDLADTIFPYLTTVEGLKLAAQTFDKDVAKLSCCAG
- a CDS encoding SHOCT domain-containing protein — its product is MKRLPLRPLIAVFTLVAIFPVSAWAYGAGGAGMMDGCWGRGGAFFSSLSMIIVPVLFIIAIVAIVRWLTGRGRCAHFSSSTPHDGRGASPMDILNERFAKGEIDAEEYKERKRILDA
- a CDS encoding biotin transporter BioY, with the translated sequence MTNTTARHPLIHTAIPALNGSPARRMALHCGLALVGTLFIALSSRIEVPFYPVPMTLQTLAVMVIAAVYGGRLGFATLALYLMEGALGLPVFSGTPERGVGLVYMTGPTGGYLLGFLLAAGLVGWFAERRAGKSLLPLAGMMAAGLLVVYAFGATWLATFTGWDKAFTLGVAPFILGDVLKIALAAALVKASWSRLSKRAS